The DNA region TGGGCGTCGAGGCTTCCCCCAATCCGTAATACACCTTGCCGCCGTGCGAAAACGTGATGCCGCCCCGCCGCCACGCGCCCGGAAAGTCGGCGAGCCGTGTCCAGCTGTCTGTCGCCTCGTCGTACCGCCACAGGTGAATCGGGGCGGTCGGGTCGTCACTTTCCACCAGTAAGTAGCCGGTCGTGTCACATGCGGCGGCCACGAGTTGCCCCGGCGTCGTATCTGGAAAATCCGCATACGAGGTCCATTTTTCGCCGTTGAAACTCCAGACCGAACGCGGCAGTTGTGCGTTCACCACCACGGCCTGGGCACGTAGTGAGAAATGAGCCGTCGGCCCATCGCGCACCGGAATGCGACTCGGCACCAGATCGGGCGGACCAAAGGGCGTGGAATAGCCTCCGTACGGCGGGTATTGCCACAGGTCGTTGCGGTACTGAATCTTCTCTACCGTGCTTTCGTCGAGGTAGTACCCCCCGCCGTAATACAGAAACTGAGGAAGATTTTCCTGATAAAAGAGAAAGAGGTACGGGTCGTAGCGCACGTTCGCCAGGGGCAGGTCCGGTCGCTGAATCCACGCATCTCCCTGCGCGAAATACGTCCAGACTTCGGTATGGACTTCGTCGACGGGCCGCACCACGTAGAGGATGTCGTCTTTGAAAATGCTGGAAACTGTGTAATTGCCTTCGGAAAGCACGAGGGGATTGCGGGGAGACCAACGGAACGGTGACTGATGCCTTAAAAGGCGATTGTCGCTGTATTGCACTTCGCTGCCGGTGCGGACGTACGCCCGGAAGTAATAGTTCCGTCCCGGTTGTAAGCCTTCCACCGTTACGGACCGTGGCGAGGTGTCACTATAGAATGCCTGATGCTCCTGGTCGACGGTAGGGTCGGGCGTTTCGGCCCAGGCCACACCCCCCTCCTCCGCATCCGGAAATCCTTTCACTTCCAGCACCAGGGAGGCCTGGCCCGCCGCTGCACTGTAGACCGACAGTACGGCCAACGCGGGGTCTGGCGACAAGGGAATCAGGTTCGGCTCTTTGGGCTGACAGGACGACCCACCCAGCGCCAGAAGGCAGCAGCCAAGCCAGGAAATGTACGTGCGCATCACCATCCTTCCGGCGTATAAAGGTCCCCGTTGAGGTAAACTTCCCGGCAGTCGCCCGGCTCGATAAAACTTTCGTAATAATACGGACCCGGCCGCACGGTATCGCCCCGCAGGATGGTACGCCGACGGACAAGGGCCGACGCACCAAAATAACCCAGCGCCAGGTCGTCCGGGTTGTCGGCGTTGGCCACGTTGCCTTCCAGCGGAGCGGGCAGGGGATCGAACGTCGTGCCCGTGCGGGTCAGTTGCTCGCCGTACCGTTGCCAGAACTGAAACGCCTCGCGCGTCAGAGAATACTGGCTGACTTCCACAAAGTGTAGCCCCGGCACGTAGTAGGGCACGTACCCCACGTAGTAATGATCGATGCGGTTACCGTTGAAGGCAGCGTCGGACAGGACGTTGATGCCGCGTTCGTAGAAAGGCACCCAGCAGCTGTTGCAGCAGACGCCGGCAAACCCCAGCGGGCGGCCGGTCGACTCGCGGCGGCTGTAGCCCTGTAGGGTCCAGCGGTAGTAATCTTCCGTCTCGGCGGGGTCCTGCGCATGAGCGAAGAGCTGATAACCGTACGGATGGTCTTCGTCAAAATTCACGACCTCGGTAAACTCAGCCGACAGCGAATCAATGGGGGCGACGGCCCGCAACAGTTCCGGCTGCGAGACGTAGTGGCGACCGTCGGCCAGGACAAGATCGACCGCGTAGCGGCGCCCAATCTGCCCGACAAATGTTGGGTCGGTCGTGCGGTAGACGCCCTGCGCTTCCAGCACCGGTTTCAGGGTAGTCGTATCGCCTTGATCGTCAAAGATGCGGACCTGTGCTCCGGTAACGTAGAGGGCTTCCGGAAACAGGGTCGAAGAAACGAAGTTGCCGGTGTAGGTCAGTTGCACCGTGTAGGGGGGCGGTTCGTTGGTGATAAGCCCCTCCACCACGAGGATGGGCTGCACGTTCCTCACCCGAAGGGGCACCTCGTCGATGCACCCACCCAGGAGAAGCAAGCTACCGCAAAGCCATTGGAAAAACGGGCGCATCAGAAGTGAAAATTCCAGGTGACCGAAGGGATCAGCGTGCCCAGGACCGACAGACGGTAGGCGCGCGTCTGCGCGTAGTTGTACCGCGTAAAGTAAATCGAGTAAGGATTTTTGCGGGCGTACAGGTTGTACACGGAAAGGTTCCAGGTACTGTACCGCGGCTGGTCGGGCGCACGGCGGGTATCTTTTTGCAGGGCCACGTCCAGCCGGTGATAGGGCGGAATGCGGTCCAGGTTGCGTTGAGAATAGTTGAACACCACCGTCTGGTTCAGGAGGTACTGCCCGTCGGGGAACGTGGTCGGCCGCCCCGAGGTAAACACGAAGGTGGTGGTCCAGGTCCAGCCCTGCCCGAGCGGATACTGGGTGGTGAGGGCCAGGTTGTGAGGGCGGTCGACGTGCGCCGGGTAGTACTGCCCGTCATGGATGCGTTGCAGCGCAAACGGGGTCTGCACCGCCACCCACGTCCGGCTGTAGGTATAGCTGAGGTGCCCGGTCAGATGCCCCCGGTGTTTCGCCACGCTCAGCTCCACGCCGTAGGCTTGGCCGCGGGCGCGCATCAGGTCCGTTTCGAGCAGCGGATTGAGCAAGAGCCGGGCTCCGTTGGTGTACTCGACCAGTGAGTGCATCGCTTTGTAATAGACCTCGACCGAAGTCTCGAAAGCGTTCTCGGAGAAATTACGGAAGACACCGACCGCGAACTGGTCGGCCGTCTGGGGCGGCAGGTACCGGCTGCTCACCTTCCAGAAATCGACCGGCGAAATGGCCGTGGTGTTCGAGATCAGGTGCAGGTACTGGCGCGTGCGGTTGTAGCTGGCTTTGACCGAGGCGTCGGGTGTCAGGACGATACTGACCGAGAGGCGGGGTTCCCAGCCGCCGTACCGTTGCATGGGTGCACCGGCCGCATACAAGGTCGTGTCGGTGAGGGTTTCCCGGCTGCGGGGCCGGTCCGGCTGGTAATGGTAGAGGACGCCGGGACCTATCTGTTGAAACCAGACGTAGCGAACGCCGCCCCGTGCCGTTACGCGCGACGACAACCGCCACTCTTCGCTGAGGTGGGCAGCCGCTTCGTAGGCTTGCTCCTGCGGCAGGTCCAGCGGAATGACATTCGAGGTTTCATGGGTCGGGCGCACCGTGCCGGGTCGAACGGCGTAGTGGGTGCCGGAAAGTCCCCCTTCCACCTGATGCGTTGGTGCGGGCGTGTAGAGAAAATGCGCAGTGATTTCCTGTTGCTGAATGGTTGCCTGCTGGGTGAACTCGTAGGCTTGGCGCAGTCCGCGCAGCCCCGTGGTGTTGTCGCTGTGGGTCGCCTGCACGTTGAACAACAGGGCATCGTTCAAAAGGTAATTCCATTGCAGCGAGGCGGCGTTGTTCGTCCCAAAATACAGCGTGTCGCCCGGAAAGCGAAACGTGTCCAGGCTGCGGTAGTACGACAGCGCGAGGCGGTGATGGGCATTCGGACGGAACAGGAGTTTCCCGTTCAGGTCATAGAAAAAGGCCCGGCTGTTTCTCACGTCGCCCGGAAACGACTGGAGAATCCAGTTCGGATAGGCGGCACGCCCCCCGACCAGGAACGTAAGCTTTTCGCGCCACAACGGTCCTTCCACCACCACGCGACTCGCCAGCGGACTGAGGCCCCCCGACACCCGCAGCTTTTCGCCATTGCCCGCCCGCGTGTTTACCAGCAGCAGCGACGATAGCCGCCCGCCGTACTGCGCCGGGACGCCCGCTTTGTAGAGCGTCGCGTTGTCGACCACGTCAGGATTGATGCCCGTGTACAACCCCAGCAGGTGCGAAGTAGAGAACAGCGGAGCGCCGTCGAGAAGGACCAGGTTCTGATCGACACGACCACCCCGCACGTTGAACCCACCCGCGCCTTCGCCGACCGTGCTGACGCCCGGTTGTAGCAGCAGTCCCCGGATCAGGTCCGCCTCCCCGAACACGGCGGGGAGTTTCTTCAGTTCGGCGATGTCCAGGCGCACGCGGCTCATCTCGATTGATTGGAGGCGTTGCTCCAGCGCCTCGGAGCGCACCACCACCTCCTGTATCTGCTGGATTTTCTCGATCAGGCGAACCTGGAGCAGCGTATCGTCGAGGAGGTAAAACGCTTCGTAGTGCGTGCGGTACCCGACCGCGGAAAACTGAATCGCCACCTGCCCCACCGGAAGCCGGAGCTGGTACTGGCCACTCGAATCCGTCGTGGTGCCTACCCGCAGGTTCCGTACGAACACATTCACGCCCGCCAGCGGCTCGCCCGTTATCTGGTCGGTCACAACCCCTTGCAGTAACGCATTGGCCTGCGCCATTCCTATTGCCAGCGTGCTCAGTGCCAGGCACATGACCGGGCAAAAGAAACGGCGGAAAAGGAGAGCGTGGCGGAACATATGTACAATATGCTGGAAAGACGAGAAAGTACCCATCGTCGCAGCACATAACCACGGAAAAAAACGTCAGGTGGGGGGCGACATGGCGTCGACCGGGGACCTGCAGACCGCTTTTAGGTATTGGGTGAAACGTTTAACCCTAAAGGTGAGCGAAGGGATAGCAGGAGTTGGTGAAAAGGTTCTTGAGTTATCTGGTGGCAAGTCCTGGTGCTTTGTGCCTATCACCAGCTATCCAAACGCTCTGCCCCCTCTACTCCGCTTCCCATGCTTCACACTTAGCGCTATGCGCTTTCACTCACTTCGCAGCGCCTCGACGGGATTGGCCAGGGCAGCGCGAAGCGTCTGGACACTGACGGTAAGGCCCGCGATCAACAACAGCGCTAGGAGTGGTGCCAGGAACAGCCAGCCGCTCAGTTCCGTGCGGAAGGCGTACTGATCCAGCCACTGTCGCGCCAAATACCAGCCGAGCGGAATCGCGACGAGGTTCGCGACCACGACGAGGCGGAGGTAGTCTTTCGACAAAAGCCCCAGCAGGCTACTTACCGAGGCGCCCAGCACTTTGCGGATGCCGATCTCTTTGGTGCGTTGCTGCGCCGTATAGGCCGAAAGTCCGAACAGACCCAGGCAGCCGATCAGCATGGCCAGCCCCGCGAAGCTGCCGAATAAGGTATAGGTCCGCTCGTCGGCCCGGTACTGTTGCGCGTAGAACGCATCCAGGAAGAAGTACTCGAACGGCGAATCCGGATAGAGTTGCTTGAACGTCGACTCGACCTTGGCCAGCGTGCGCGGCATGTTGCGCGTCTGCGTATGGATGGTGTAAAAATTGCCGAAATCGCCCCCGCCCGGTCGGTAGAGGGTCGGAGGAATCGGCTGCGCGGGTGATTGATGATGATAATCGTTCAACACACCCACGATGATGGGGTGCTGATCGCCGGTTTCCAGCGTTTGGCCCACGGCCGCCTCGGGGGACGCGAAGCCAAAGAGCGTTACGGCGGACGCGTTGAGCATCGCCGGGTAGGGGCGTTGCAATGTATCGGTGGGTAAAAAGGTGCGCCCGGCCAGCAGTTCCAGTTGGTAGACCTCGACAAAATCGCCGTCGATCATCAGAAACGTCACGCTGCCCGGCGCATCTTGTCCGGGGCGGTGGTACTGATCGGTCCGCCAGTAAATCTCCCGGCCCGGCACGTCGCCGCTGAGCGCAATCCCGGCGATGTCGGGTTCGGGCGCCAAGGCCTGTTTGAACTGACCTTGCCCCGACAAATAAGCGGGTGCCTGCACCACCAGTTGCTGGGAAAGGTCAAGGCCCAGGTCGCGCTGTTGCATAAAGCGAAGCTGGCGAGCCGCCGTAAGGGTGGCGATGATCAACAAGACCGACGCGGCGAATTGAAAGACAACAAGCCCCTGCCGCAGTCCTTGCCGCTGAGCCGTCGCCGCGCTGCCGAGGGTTCCCTTGAGTACCACCGCCGGACGGAAGCCGGACAAGACAAACGCCGGATAAAGCCCCGCCCCCAGACTCCCTACGACAATGAGCATGGCCAATAGAAACCAGAACGGAGGCCAGTGGGTCAGGGCGAAGGCAGGCGGCATTTCCGTAAGCGTTTGCCCGAAATACGGTTGCAGGAGTTGGAAGAGCGTCAGGGCCAGCCCGGCGCTTATCACATTGAGCAGAAACGACTCGGTGAGGAACTGGGCAACGAGCTGAAGGCGAGAGGCCCCCGCCGTTTTTCGCACGCCGACCTCCCGGGCCCGCCGCACGGCCCGTGCCGTCGAGAGGTTCACGTAGTTGATGCCCGCCATGAGCAGAATCAGCAAGCCAATGCCCATCAGCACGTAGAGCGTCTGCCCGGAGAGGGTCGGATTCGGCTCGTCGCCCCAGCCGGGTTGCAGGTGAATGGTGGTGACGGGCTGCAACGTGTAATGCACCGCCCGCTGATTTTCGCGGAGGCGGGCACCGATTTGTTCCTCGGTCCAGGCGGCCAATTGAGTTTCCAGCGTCGCGGGGTTGGCCGTGGGGCGAAGACGCACGTAGGTGAACAGGTTGTCCCAGTCCCAGTTGTCGTCCACTTCGGGGCTCATGAATTGATGAATCGTGACGTACGACATCAGAATGTCCGGGCGGAGGTGCGCATTGACGGGAACATCGGCGTAGACACCCTTGACAGTAAATTGCGCGGAGCCGTCGATGTTCGAACTGTTGAGTTGAATTGACTGATTGAGCGGATTTTCCTTACCAAACAGTGCACGGGCGACGCGTGCGGAGATCACCACCGTCATCGGTGCTTGCAGCCCTTCGGCCGGATCGCCCGCCAGCACCGGATAGGCAAACACCGACCAGAAACCCGGATCGGTTGCGTAGATTTCTTCCACACGCGTCGAAGGAACGACTTCCGTCGCGGTGGTGGGGGTAACCGGGCGGTTCACGATGGCATCTCCGAAAATAGCTACGCGCGTAAACGCTTCTATTTCAGAATATTCCCGTTGCAGAAGAGCCGGTGGCGTACGCACCGTCTTCCGATCGCGCTGTTGATTCGTAAACGTCTCGGCATTGATGCGGTAGAGCTGCGCAGCATCAGGATAAAATCGGTCGTAGCTCCGCTCGTAGCGCACGTACTGATAAATCAACAGAAACGCCGCCATGCCCACGGCCAGTCCCATGCCATTGAGAAGAGAAAAGGCCGGGCTCCGACGAAGGTTCCGCCAGGCGATCAGAAGGTAGTTGCGGATCATGGTGTTTTGGTTGATTGGGTTCAAAGCTTAAAGCTCAAAGTTTAAAGAGGGCCTTATTCTCCAATGAAAAGAAGAGCCTTGACAAGATGACCTTACTTCGCACTTCCTACTTCCTGCTTCACGCTCTGCGCTCTGCGTTTTATTCAATGATTCTATAATTCAGTCATTCTATTATTCACTGCGCAGGCTGTCCACCGGGTTGGCCGAAGCGGCCCGTAGCGTTTGCCCGCTGATGGCCAGTCCGGCGATCAACAGAATGAACAGCAACGGCAGCCCGAAGAGCCAGCCGTTTATCCCCACGTGGAACGCGTACTCCTGCAACCAGCGCCGGATCAGGAAATAGGCCAGCGGCAGGGCCAGCAGATTGGCCAGGAGGATCAGGCGCACAAAGTCTTGAGAGAGAAGCAAAACCAGTTGCCCCAGCGAAGCGCCCAGCACCTTTCGGACGCCGATCTCTTTGGTGCGCTGCACGAGCGTCACCGACACCAGCCCGAACAAGCCCAGGCAGGCGACGAAGATGGCAAGCCCCGTAAAGAGCTGAAACACCTGTCCGAACACCCGGTCGTTGCGGTATTGGCGCGCGAAGCTTTCGTCCAGGAACGTGTAATCGAACGGATTGCCCGGGAAAAACTCCGCGTGGAGCGCTTCGATCGACGCCAGCGTCTGCGGCAGCCCCTGCGCCTGTACTTTGATGGAAATGGGACTGCCGGTGGAGAGCATGGGAAACAGCACCAGGGGCTCAATCGGATGGTGCAGCGACTGCTGATGGAAGTCGTCCACCACGCCTACCACGTCCCACTCTTTGTCGAAAACGACGATTTTTTGCCCGAGGGCTGCCTGCGGTGAGGCAAAGCCGAGCAACCGAACTGCGGCCCGGTTGAGTTGGGCCACGTGGAGCTGATTGAAGTCAGGATGGTAGTCGGAAGCCTGAAACGAACGTCCCGCCATTTGTTTGACGCCATACAATTCCTGGTAATCGTGATCTATCCCCATGTTGCTGAGCGTGAATTTTACCGACTCGTCGGCCCCGGCCACGCGTGCGTTGAACGTCCGCGCCATGCGGTCGCCGGGTGCCCGCTGTGAACTGGCCGCCGCCAAGATGGACGGCTGGCGACGCAGCGCATCCTTAAAGTGGTTGACCCGATCAATGAAGGTAGAATCAAATGCCTCGAAACGCGGTCCCGGAATGACCAGCACCTGATCCAGCCGCAGTCCCAATTCCTGCCGTTGCATGTACTGCATCTGCTGGTAGACCGTGCACGAACCGGCAATCAACAGGACGGAGGCCGCAAACTGCCCGACTACCAGGGCTTTTTGCAGAAACGAGCCCCGTGCCGATGCGGTAAACCGGCCCTTCAGCACCAGCACCGGAGCGGTGGCAGAGAGCACAAAGGCCGGATAAAATCCGGATGCCACACTGCCCACGACCAACGTAGCCAACAGCACGAAAGGGGTGACCAGGCCGCCGTAACCGCCACCCAGCAGCAAACCGAGCGAAAGTGCGCGGTCCAGCAGTTGGTTGAAAGGTGATTGCAACGCCTGCACGAGGGTGACGGCCAGGCAGAAGGCAAGCAGATTGGTCAGCAGTGCTTCGGCCAGAAACTGCCCGATCAGTTGTTGCCGCTGTGCCCCGATCACCTTCCGGATGCCCACTTCCCGGGCGCGTTCCAGCGAGCGGGCGGTGGTGAGGTTCACGTAGTTGACCCAGGCAATGACCAGAATAAGCAGAGCGATGACCAGCAGGCCCCAGACCATCGTCCCGTTGCCCACCACCCCGATTTCGTATTCGAAGTCGGAGTGCAGGTGTGCCTGCAAAAGAGGTTGCAGGTAGAATTTTTCGACGCTGCCCGATACCTCGTCTCCGTGGAAATGGCGCTCGCTGAAGGCTTCCAGTGGCGCTTGGAGCGAACCGGGTTCCGTACCGGGTTTGAGCCGGACGTACTGATAAAAGTCTGACCAGCGCCAGGCGTTAGTGCCTTCGGCCGAGAAGGCAGGATTCGACGAAAAGGAGATCAGCAGGTCAAACGGCAGGTGTGCGTTCTCCGGCAGGTCGGGCATAATGCCCGTGATGCGGAGGGGTTCTTCTTCGTTTTCCAGCACCAGAAGCTGATTCAGGAGTTGGTCCGGCGTCTGCGCTTTCCCGAAAAGGGTGGCGGCCCAGGTTTCGGTCAGAACGCACGTGTTAGGCTCCACGAGAGCCGTGGCCGGATCGCCCGCCAGCAAGGAATAAGAAAAGAACGGTAGAAAATGCTCATCCACCATCAGTATCTCCGGTACGGTCTGCAGTGCTTCGTTCCGGCGCACCACGCCTTCGCCCAGCGGAAACAGGCGTGTGTACGCTTCTACCGCGTCCAGCTCTTCCGCCAGCGCCGGGCCCACCGGCGAATACGTAATGGTGCCGTGTTGCACGAGTTCGCCCTGTTGGTACCGGTCGTTCACCACTCGGTAGATCCGCTCGGCGTTCGGGTAAAAACGGTCGAAGCTCCATTCGAAGCTGACGTATTGCAGAATGAGCAGGCAGGCGGCAATGCCTACGGCTAGGCCCAGCACGTTGATGAGCGAGAAGACCTTGTTCTTCTTCAGGTTCCGCCAGGCGATCAGAAGGTAGTTACGGGCCATGGTTCTGGTTGATTGAGTTAAGAGTTAAAGTTCAGAGCTTAAAGTTTAAAGAGCGCCAGGGCATCGCTTGAGTGAGTGGCAGGTCGCAGGTTGTAAGTCCTTGTACTTCGTTCCTTTACCAGCGATCAAAACGCTCTACTCTCTGTCCTTTGCGCCCCGCGCTTACTCACTTCGCAACGAATCTGCCGGGTTGACCAGGGCGGTCTTCACGGTTTGGACGCTAACGGTGAGCAGCGCAATGAAGAAGACGAGCAACGACGGCACGAGAAATAGCCCAAGGCTGATGTCGATACGAAAAGGGTAATTTGCTAACCACGTTCGGATGCCCCAGTAGGCCAGGGGCCAGGCTACGAGGTTCGCCAGCAAAAGCAGCTTTGCGAAATCTTTGGTCAGGAGCAGAAGGAGCGTGGAAAACGGCGCGCCCAGAATTTTGCGTACACTCATCTCTTTGGCGCGTTGAGACGTAGCGAGCAGCGAAAGCCCCCATAGGCCCAGGCACGCAATGCCGATTGCCAGCACCGTAAACACCCCGAAGACCCACCCGAAACGCTGATCGGCCCGGTACTGGGCATCGAAATAATCGTCCAGAAAGAAATAGTCGAACGGATTTCCCGGAAACGCGTTTTGCCAGGCCGCTTCCAGTTGATCGATGTTTTCCTGCACCGTGTGCGGGCGGCCGTCGGTCCGCATCTTGATCGCGAAGTACCCGATCTGATCCGTGGGGTCGGGACCGTAGTACAGCACCATCGGTTTGTGGGAGGACTTGAGGGATTGCTGGTGAAAGTTTTTGACGACCCCGACCACCGTAATCAACGACCAGGAATTGCTGGCGATGGTTTGGCCGACGGCCTCTTCGGGATGTTGAAATCCGATGGCCCGGGCGGCTTCTTCGTTCAAGAGGGCCGTTTCGTGGGGCGGGTCTAGCTGCGGAGAGAAATTCCGACCGGCCAGTAGTTGCAGTGCAAACGCGTCGACGAACGACTGGTCGATGCCGACGTTGTAGAACTGCACCCCTTCGGTGGCAGGCGTCCCCGCTTTGCGCAGGCCCCCGTGGATGATGTTGTCGGGTTTGGCGGGAATGCTCGTGGTATAGACCACCGACGAGAAGGCAGCATGGTTTTCTAACTCGTCCTTAAAACGCTGGGCCTGAGTGGCGTATGCAGTGTCTACCACATCGGGGGTGGTCAGCACCAAGAGTTGGTTGAGGTCCATGCCCAGCGGCTGATGGCGCATAAAATGCAACTGGCGGGCGACAACGAAGGTGCCGGCGATCAGCAACAGGGACGTGGTGAACTGAAAGACGACGAGTCCCTGCCGCAACCGATAGCCGCGCCCGCGGTGGTAGATCTTACCTTTGAGTACTGCCATAGGGCGGAACGAAGAAAGCACCCAGGCCGGGTAGAGCGCCGCACCGACAGTGCCCAGCCCGAAAAAAGCAATGACCAGCAATTCAACCGGAAAGGGCAACCCCCGCAGCGGTTTACCGGTCAGTTGTGCAAAATAAGGTTGCAGTAATTGAAACAAGGTCAGCGCCAGGACCATGCTCAGCGCGTTGAGCAGCACGGATTCCAGCACAAACTGCTGCACTAGTTGCGTGCGACTGGCCCCCGCGACTTTCCGGACACCGATTTCCTGAGCCCTTTCCAGGGCGCGTGCGGTCGAAAGGTTCACGTAATTCATCCAGGCAATCAACATCAGGAACAGCGCAATGGCCAGCAGCAGGTACACGGCGTTCCCGTTGCCGTTCACCCGGATTTCCTGCACCATGTCTGAATAGAGATAAATATCGCGCAGCGGCTGTAACGCGAATGCGATCTGCAACTGCGGCATGTGAACGTACCGCTCCACAAAGGCCGGGAACTTGGCCGCCAGTTGGTCGGGGTCGGTGCCGGGTTGGAGGAGGAGGTAGGTGTAAAACAACGCTGATTCCCAGTCGTGGTCGGCCCCGGTTTCCCCCATGATGGAGGGCAGTGTAGCGTGCGAAAACAGGAAGTCGACTTGCAGGTGAGAGTTTTCGGACAGATCGTCAAAGACGCCCTGAACAGTGAACGGAAGCGTGTGAGTCCCTTCCTGGGCGACGAGCGTTTTGCCCACGGGATCTTCTTCGCCAAAATAGCGCCGTGCCGCCGAAGCAGAAAGCAGACCCGTAGAGGGCTGTTCCAGCAAATGACCGGTTGCACCGGGCTGTACCCGAAAGGTGAAAAGCCGTAGCACCGACGGGTCGGCAAAGAAAACACGGCGTTCGTTGAAGACGATCGCATCGTGGGTCAGGGCCAGCGTGCCGTTAATGGGCCAGAGGCGCGCATACTCCGCTACTTCGGGAAAGTCTTTTTTGAGTGCTGGCCCCGCCGCCGAAAAAACTTTGGGTACCTGCACATCGAGCTGGCCGTTTTTGTACCCACTGACGGTGACGCGATACACCTGATCCGCGTTTTCGTGAAAGGCATCGTAGCTCAATTCGAAGCTGACGTATTGCAAAATCAACAGACACGCGGCCATGCCTACAGCCAACCCGGCAATGTTGATGAGCGAGAACACCTTATTTTTCTTCAGGTTCCGCCAGGCGATAAGAAGGTAGTTGCGGGTCATGGTTATTGGTTGATGGAATTATTAGGTCTCAGGTTGCAAGTCTTTGTACTTCACACTTCGCACCTCACGCTTGGCTCTCTGCGCTCTGCCCCGTGCGCCCTGTGCCTACTCACTGCGCAGCGCCTCGACCGGATTGGAAAAGGCCGCTTTCACCGTTTGAAAGCTGATGGTACACACCGCGATCAGAAGCACAACCCCCACCGGCAACGCCAGAAGTGGCCACGAAATGTCGGTGCGGTATGCGTAGTGCGTCAGCCACTGGCGAATGCCCAGGTACACCAGCGGGATGGCGAGCACACTGGCGATCAGCACCAGTCGGATGAAGTCCTGCGCCAGCAGCCGTACCAGCCCGGGCACTTCCGCCCCCAGCACTTTGCGGATGCCGATCTCTTTTGTGCGTTGCAGGAGGGTGTAAGACGACAGACCAAAGAGACCCAGGCAGGCGATGAAAATTGCTAACCCGGCGAACAGACCGAAGACGCGTCCGAACTGCTGATCGGCCTGGTACTGCGCGTTGAAGAAATCGTCGAGAAAAAAGGCATCGAACGGACTTTCCTGGAACGCCTGTGCCCACGTGGTTTGGAGTTGATCGAGCGTGGCGGGGAGGCGATCGGTCTTCAATTTAAATGAATAATATTCTCCCGCCCACGGTGCATTCAGGTACCGCTTCAGGGCAAAGACGATCGGGCCTACGGCCTGATGCAGCGACTGCTGATGAAAATCTTTGACGACCCCGACGATCTGCTTTTCTAAGTGTTGGTTACCAGATTCGTCCCACACGACCGACTGCCCGATGGCGCTTTCCGCGTCGGGAAAACCCAGGAGTCGGATCGCTTCTTCGTTGAAAATCACCGCCTCCCGATCGGAAGTTATTTCTTCAGAAAAGTTGCGTCCG from Catalinimonas alkaloidigena includes:
- a CDS encoding ABC transporter permease; translated protein: MARNYLLIAWRNLKKNKVFSLINVLGLAVGIAACLLILQYVSFEWSFDRFYPNAERIYRVVNDRYQQGELVQHGTITYSPVGPALAEELDAVEAYTRLFPLGEGVVRRNEALQTVPEILMVDEHFLPFFSYSLLAGDPATALVEPNTCVLTETWAATLFGKAQTPDQLLNQLLVLENEEEPLRITGIMPDLPENAHLPFDLLISFSSNPAFSAEGTNAWRWSDFYQYVRLKPGTEPGSLQAPLEAFSERHFHGDEVSGSVEKFYLQPLLQAHLHSDFEYEIGVVGNGTMVWGLLVIALLILVIAWVNYVNLTTARSLERAREVGIRKVIGAQRQQLIGQFLAEALLTNLLAFCLAVTLVQALQSPFNQLLDRALSLGLLLGGGYGGLVTPFVLLATLVVGSVASGFYPAFVLSATAPVLVLKGRFTASARGSFLQKALVVGQFAASVLLIAGSCTVYQQMQYMQRQELGLRLDQVLVIPGPRFEAFDSTFIDRVNHFKDALRRQPSILAAASSQRAPGDRMARTFNARVAGADESVKFTLSNMGIDHDYQELYGVKQMAGRSFQASDYHPDFNQLHVAQLNRAAVRLLGFASPQAALGQKIVVFDKEWDVVGVVDDFHQQSLHHPIEPLVLFPMLSTGSPISIKVQAQGLPQTLASIEALHAEFFPGNPFDYTFLDESFARQYRNDRVFGQVFQLFTGLAIFVACLGLFGLVSVTLVQRTKEIGVRKVLGASLGQLVLLLSQDFVRLILLANLLALPLAYFLIRRWLQEYAFHVGINGWLFGLPLLFILLIAGLAISGQTLRAASANPVDSLRSE
- a CDS encoding ABC transporter permease — its product is MTRNYLLIAWRNLKKNKVFSLINIAGLAVGMAACLLILQYVSFELSYDAFHENADQVYRVTVSGYKNGQLDVQVPKVFSAAGPALKKDFPEVAEYARLWPINGTLALTHDAIVFNERRVFFADPSVLRLFTFRVQPGATGHLLEQPSTGLLSASAARRYFGEEDPVGKTLVAQEGTHTLPFTVQGVFDDLSENSHLQVDFLFSHATLPSIMGETGADHDWESALFYTYLLLQPGTDPDQLAAKFPAFVERYVHMPQLQIAFALQPLRDIYLYSDMVQEIRVNGNGNAVYLLLAIALFLMLIAWMNYVNLSTARALERAQEIGVRKVAGASRTQLVQQFVLESVLLNALSMVLALTLFQLLQPYFAQLTGKPLRGLPFPVELLVIAFFGLGTVGAALYPAWVLSSFRPMAVLKGKIYHRGRGYRLRQGLVVFQFTTSLLLIAGTFVVARQLHFMRHQPLGMDLNQLLVLTTPDVVDTAYATQAQRFKDELENHAAFSSVVYTTSIPAKPDNIIHGGLRKAGTPATEGVQFYNVGIDQSFVDAFALQLLAGRNFSPQLDPPHETALLNEEAARAIGFQHPEEAVGQTIASNSWSLITVVGVVKNFHQQSLKSSHKPMVLYYGPDPTDQIGYFAIKMRTDGRPHTVQENIDQLEAAWQNAFPGNPFDYFFLDDYFDAQYRADQRFGWVFGVFTVLAIGIACLGLWGLSLLATSQRAKEMSVRKILGAPFSTLLLLLTKDFAKLLLLANLVAWPLAYWGIRTWLANYPFRIDISLGLFLVPSLLVFFIALLTVSVQTVKTALVNPADSLRSE